The sequence AGACGGGCGATCGAGTCCCCGGTGGAGAGACCGATGAGGATCAGTACGACGCTCGGAGGGATGACGACCCCCAGGGTGGCCCCGCACGCCACCGAACCCGTGCTCAGGGCGTTGTCGTACCCGAAGCGGCGCATCTCGGGCAGGGCCACCGTGCTCATGGTGGCCGCGGTCGCGGCGTTGGAGCCGCAGATCGCAGCAAAGCCCGCACAGGCCATCACCGTGGCCATGGCCACCCCCCCGCGGATGTGCCCCAGCCACGTGTAGGCCGCCCGGTAGATCCGCTCGCTCAGGCCGGCAGCAAAGCAGATATTGCCCATGAGGATGAACAACGGGATGACCGTGAGCCCGTAGGACGAAAACGTCTGCCACAGGGAGCTGCCGGCCATGTTCAGGGCGGCCCTGGGGTTGACCACCACCGCAAACCCCAGGTACCCCACCAGGGCCATGGCAAAGCCCACGGGCATGCGAAAGAGGAAGATCACGGCCATCAGCGCCGCGATGCCCGCGAGGCCCACTGACACCGGGTCCATCAACCCTCCTCCCGCTCCCCGCGCAGCGCTCCGATCCCGTCGAGGACCAGGCCGAAGCACAGCCCCCAGAGCCCCAGGGCCACGCAGAAGACGATGGGATGAAAAGCCACCCGGAGGGTCTCCGAGACCTCGCCGGTACCCATGAGGTCGAGGCCGAGACGCCCGATACGGTACCCGGCGAGACCGAAGAACGCCGCGCAGACCAGGTGGGACACCCCGCCCAGGGCCCCCTGGAGGCGGGGTCCGAACCGCTCGAACACGATGTCGACCGAGATGTGGTTGCGGCGCTCCTGGGTGTAACCCAGGGCAAAGGCGGCGATCAGCGCCCCTCCGAACCCCATGAGCTCGAAGGAACCCTGCACCGGCCGGCCCAGCGGCCGGAGCACCATGTTGGCCACCGCGATGCCCATGGTGACGAGCAGGGTCGCCGAGGCCGCGCGCAGCATCCACCGGTTGACGAGCCGCGAGGCTCGCCGCAGCCAGGCCATGGAACGTCCTCCGCCCACTAGGCGCTGAGGTCCCGAAATATTGAGTAATGCGTCAAGTTTCTCACCGAACCCCACCGGACCGGAGCCCGCACCCTACGCGGCCTTTTGGGTGGAGGGAGCCCCCCACAGGCAATGTTTGAACCACCAAGACACAGAGACACGAGGAATGCACACGTCTCCTTTTCGCGATCTCCTTTGTGTCTTGGTGCCTTCGTGGTTCGAGGGTTTCGTGCCCTCCTGCCCGCCCAATCCCCGATGGTCTGAGGCGCCGCCTCGTGAGAAAGGGGACCGGGCGCCCCCCTCCCTCTGAGGGGGGGCGCCCCGGCCCGCACCCTACTTGCCGAGCTCCGCCTCGTACTTGCCCTTGAGCACGAAGAGATCGCCCACGAACTCCCGGGCCGGGAAGCCCTTGGCCGCCAGGCCCGCCACCCACTCGTCGATGACCGGCTTCATGGTCTCGTGGACCTTCTGGTACTCCTCGGGAGCGAGCCGGATCACCTCGAGGCCGTACTTCTCCACCGACCACTGCACCGAATCCCGGCCGTGGTTGTCCACGTACTCGCCCACCCACAGGGAGTGCTCCCGGGCCGCGTCGTCGAAGACCTTCTTCACGTCATCGGGGAGCGCATCCCACTTCTTCCGGTTCATCACCACCCCGAAGGACGTGGTCTGCATGTCGGTGATGGTGGCGTAGCGCAGCATCTCCGCGAAGTTGAAGTCCTTGAGCACGTCCAGCGACGAGAAGACGCCCTTCACGATCCCCTTTTGCAGCGCCTCGGGGGTCTCGGACTGGGGCATGGCCACGGGGGTCGCGCCCAGGAGCTGGAGGGGCTTGACCCCGGCGCCGGTGGCCCGAAGCTCGTAGCCCTTGAGGTCCGCCAGGGCGCGGATGGGAGTCTTCGACATGACCTGGGCCGGCGGCGCAGTAAAGAGGGCGAGGATCTTCACCTTCTCCAGGGACTTGGGCTGGTACTTCACGTAAAGGTCCCAGAGGACCGCGTTGGCCACCTTGGAGCTGGTGAACCCCACCGGCAGGTCCACTCCCTCCAGGAGCTCGAACCGCCCCGGCTGGTAGGGAAAGGCCAGGCACCCGATGTCCGCGACCCCGTCGATGACCCCGTCCATCATGCCCTTGGCGTCCAGGAGGGTGGAGCCCGGGAAGGTCTTGACCGCGACCTTGCCCCCGGTGCGCGCCTCCACGGTCTCGCGCCACTTCTCCATCTGCACGGACGGGAAGGTCGGTGCCGGGGGAAAGTTGGCATAGGTGAGGCTGATCTTGTCCGAGGCAAGGGCGCCGGTGGCGAGCAGGCCCACGGCGAGGCCGGCCCCGAGGAGCGAGAGGATGCTGGGCAGCTTCATGGTACGCCTCCTGTCTGGTGGTGGATCGTTGCGGCCGCCGAGCAGAGGGCGGCGAGACGTCAAGACATACACCCGTTCTCCTCCGAGGCACCACAGAAAATCAAACGGGGTAACTTCCTGGACAGGATGACAGGATGAACAGGATGGGAGGGCCGAAGCCGACGGCCGCGCCCCCCTCCGCCTATCCCGGCTCTGCACCCATCCTGCGTCATCCTGTCATCCTGTCCCGAACCTCCTTCCGTTCCCGGCTCTGCGCCTGCGCCTCACCGGTTGAAGTGCCCGAGCACGGCCTCCAGGGCGCTTCCCCCCAGGGCCCTGGCCTTTTCCGAGATAGTGAAGCAGTGCTGCCGCACGCCCCGGGGATCCACGTCGCCGGCCTTGAGCCCCGGGGTGACGGCGAGCCCGGGGCGCAGAAGGCCGCGGAGCACGCCGGAGATCTCGGCGCGGAGTTCCACGCCCGCGACCCGGGCCACCGCCTGGCCCGTCTCCACCCGGTCGCCGATCTCGGCCAGCGCCTCGAAGACTCCGTCCCGGGGACACCGCAGCACCCGCTCCCCCGCGAAACCCAGGGTGCTGCCGGGAACGCCCGTATTGGGCTCGGCGCCCCCCTCGAAGAGGAGCCGCCCCAGGTCGTGGCCCCGGTTGGTCTCCACGACGAGGTCCACGTCCACCCCGGCGGTGAAGCCCGGGCCGAAGCCCACCACCAGCTCGGCCATGTCCCGGTGGGTGCCCAGATTTCGCTTGACCACGGCTGCGTCGAGGAGCGCGTGGGGCCGCCAGGCTTCCAGGCAGGCGAGCCCCGGGTCCACCAGCACGGGGATCTCCCCGGCGGCCAGCACCGCATCGAACTGCTGCGCCGAGCCCACCCGGCGGCTTCGCACGCCCTCCACCTCGGCGGCGCCGTCCCACACCGCCTCACAGAAGCTCACCTTGCGGCGCACGGCCAGGGGGTGGGCGATCTCGGTCAGGGCCACCTTGAGGTGGCTCCGCAAGAGCCGGTGGGCGATGCCCGAGGCCATCTCGCCGGCGCCCCGGACGAGGATGCGAAGGTCGGTGAGGCTCGAGTGCAGGCGCATGAGGTGTCCGTGGTCAGTGGTCCGTCGTCGGTTGGAGCTTCGGACCGATCGGACGGATCAGACGGATAGGTCCGATCCGACCGTTCACGGTTCGCCCGCCTTTTCTCTGAGCGCGGCCAGCACGCGCTCGGGCTTCATGGGAAGCGTGCGCAGGCGCACGCCCACGGCGTGGTAGATGGCGTTGGCGATGGCCGGGGCCGTGGGCACGAGGCCCGGCTCGCCGATGCCCTTGGCACCGAAGGGGCCCGCCGGGTCGTCGGTCTCCACCAGCACCGGCTCCACCGGAATCGTGTCCGCCGCGGTGAGGATCTTGTAGTCGCGGAAGTTGGGGTTCAGGAGCCTGCCTTCCTCGTAGAT comes from Thermodesulfobacteriota bacterium and encodes:
- a CDS encoding TRAP transporter small permease; the protein is MAWLRRASRLVNRWMLRAASATLLVTMGIAVANMVLRPLGRPVQGSFELMGFGGALIAAFALGYTQERRNHISVDIVFERFGPRLQGALGGVSHLVCAAFFGLAGYRIGRLGLDLMGTGEVSETLRVAFHPIVFCVALGLWGLCFGLVLDGIGALRGEREEG
- a CDS encoding TRAP transporter substrate-binding protein; this translates as MKLPSILSLLGAGLAVGLLATGALASDKISLTYANFPPAPTFPSVQMEKWRETVEARTGGKVAVKTFPGSTLLDAKGMMDGVIDGVADIGCLAFPYQPGRFELLEGVDLPVGFTSSKVANAVLWDLYVKYQPKSLEKVKILALFTAPPAQVMSKTPIRALADLKGYELRATGAGVKPLQLLGATPVAMPQSETPEALQKGIVKGVFSSLDVLKDFNFAEMLRYATITDMQTTSFGVVMNRKKWDALPDDVKKVFDDAAREHSLWVGEYVDNHGRDSVQWSVEKYGLEVIRLAPEEYQKVHETMKPVIDEWVAGLAAKGFPAREFVGDLFVLKGKYEAELGK
- the yqeB gene encoding selenium-dependent molybdenum cofactor biosynthesis protein YqeB, yielding MRLHSSLTDLRILVRGAGEMASGIAHRLLRSHLKVALTEIAHPLAVRRKVSFCEAVWDGAAEVEGVRSRRVGSAQQFDAVLAAGEIPVLVDPGLACLEAWRPHALLDAAVVKRNLGTHRDMAELVVGFGPGFTAGVDVDLVVETNRGHDLGRLLFEGGAEPNTGVPGSTLGFAGERVLRCPRDGVFEALAEIGDRVETGQAVARVAGVELRAEISGVLRGLLRPGLAVTPGLKAGDVDPRGVRQHCFTISEKARALGGSALEAVLGHFNR